Within the Tursiops truncatus isolate mTurTru1 chromosome 12, mTurTru1.mat.Y, whole genome shotgun sequence genome, the region CAAAGcagtttttctttgttccttttatttcactattaaaaataatctttataatgGATTCTTTAGAGTCCAAATTCCCATACATAAAGGTCATAGCCTTGAGAGAGGGGTCAATCTGtcacattctttccttttttaagtcTGTGGATGCATTTATATTATAGAAGCCATAGCAAGATTATAAATTGTTCCTAGgtttaggaaaattgaaaaaaaaatctattagttttttaaaattaatatctactatttttttaattaatttttattacagtatGGCTgccttacaatgctgtgttagcctccactgcacaacaaaatgaatcagccatacacatacagatatcttctcccttttggactttcctcccatttaggttaccaaaAATATCTATTAGTTGAATCCTCCTTAGCACAGCACaatcttttctctgttctttcactttctcttctaaTAAAGTCCTCAATAAATAGAGTAAATGACTTATTATTACCTATTAGTTGAAAGCAGCTATTCTTGGCTGTAAATCTATTATATCCTGAGCAATTAAAAATAGTAAGATTAAATGTGTCAGTTTAGGGAATTACAAAATAGTCAAGGGGCTTTTCCTAAAATTTCTACTATAGACATCTGGATAACAATATTCTCTCCTGCTTATTACTAAGTTAATATACAATTCCAAAAAACCTATCTCTAAATTGCTGagcttttatgttttatataaggtgtaaaaatatctgaattacagaaatatatgctttaagttaaaataaatatatcattagtTCCTTTCCTTATCTAAAGAgtggaagaaataaatgagacagatGAATATTTCAGCATCATGATCAGATAGGAGGTAAGATGAAGATGTCTAATACGTGCACCCTGCTCTCAACAATCCTGATCTTATATTCTTGgaccatgaaaaagaaatggtttaTTACATTTTAGAATAATAATTAAACATTCTACCAGTTTATGTTTTATTAAGGGGAACATATAAGAATATTTTGACATAACAAAATAAATTGGTCTGAGAACTTCTACCCTAAGGATGATttgtgtaaatggattaattagTCGCCTAGATTTAGCAAAAAAGAGAATGTATGAAAAATTCATAGGTGGGGCTATCTTCAGGGACTTGGTTCAAAGGCTCAAATGATGTCGGATGTGTCTGATGTATAAGCTTTGCTTCCTCTGGGCTTGTTTCATTTCAGACTTTTCACTGTAGCCTTAGGCAGCTTCAGGCTCACGTCAGCACAACAGCAAGTCCATGTTAGTCCGCATTCCAGGTTTAGGGTACTCTAGTCACTGACTGGAAACCCTGAGCTCCAGACAAGCTTCCACTTGCCTGCCCCACCAGATCTGTGCCAGTGCCTGTGGGCAGCCACGGGGCAGCCTGTCAGGAAAGGGTGGCAGGGTGGCTATGAGTCCTGACTCGATGCTGGGCCAGGCTGTGGGCATCGTTTGATCCATAACTTTTACTGTTTAGGCATATGGCATGTGAACCtctgtttggattctttttttttttcggtacgtgggctctcactgttgtggcctctcccgctgcgggagtccagacgcgcaggctcagcggccatggcttacgggcccagccgctccgcggcatgtgggatcctcccggaccggggcacgaacccgtgtcccccgcatcggcaggaggactctcaaccactgtgccaccagggaagccctgtttggaTTCTTACTCCGAGTCCTTCAAAAGTTAGAAACAGATCTGGTACAGGCAATGATAGGAATTTTGGTCTTTAACCTGAGAGCAGGAAAAAGCCATTTGGAGTTTAATCAGGAGAGGGACAAGATAagatttagcttttaaaaaatagttttaccaTCGTATATTTGACATAAGATCAATTGCACACATTTAACATGTACAACTGATAAATTTTGACACACCAATGTATCCATTATCACAATcgagaaaatgaaaagcaaaaaaattaaacaacatttttttcttccagttttattgagatataattaacatacagcactgtataagtttaaggtgtgcagcataatgatttgacctaCATACAAGattaaatgattatcacaataagtttagttaacatccatcacctcatctggatacaaaattaaagacatagaaaaaatatttttcccttgcaatgagaactcttaggatttcccTTCTCAACAACTTTCCtgtataacacacagcagtgttcattatagtcatcatgttgtacatcacatccctagtacttattcgtcttataactggaagtttgttcaTTTTGACCAGCCTTCAtccaatcccctctcctcctacCCTCTGCCTCTGGTGACAACAAATCTGACCTCTTTTCCTATGAGTGTGTTTTTGAAGTACATTTGACCTATAACACTGTGTTCGTTGCTattacacaacacagtgattcggtatttctatacatttccaaACAATCACGATGTTAGgtctagttatgatatgtcacatagaaagatattacataattattgactgtattccccacactgtacatttcatacttgtgacatttattttgcaatgttagtacctcttaatcttcctcgcctatttctttcctccctccagtccccctcccctctggcaaccatctgtttgttctctgtatctataactgaACAGAACAAAGTTTTGAAGAACACATTCAACTAATGACTTATCTAGACTATATAAAGGACTCTTACAATTCAGTAGAAAGAAACAATCCAATTGAAAATGGACAATAGATTTGAACAgttacttcaccaaagaagatagatTAACAGCAGAGAAGCACACGAAAAGTGTGCTCAGCACCATTAGTCACTAGGAAGATgcagatttgtattttaaaaggtcACTCTGGCTTCAGCCTAGTGAACTGCCGGAGATCAGGCATGGCTGCAGGGAGAACAGTTAAGAGGCTATTGCCATAGGACTAGTAAAAGACAATGGTTACTTGAATTAAGAAGGTGGTTGTGGGGATAGGGGGAAAGTGAGAAGTTAGAGACATATTCAGGAAGGAAAATAGATGGGCTCTGACATTGACTTTGATGTAGAGAGTAAAGGTTAGAAAGGATTTCAAGTTTTCTGGCTTGTGCAGTTGGGTGGATGATGCTGCCATTCACAAACATGGTGAAAACTGGAGGAGGACCAGGTGAGGGGAAAGATTGAGTTTATGTTTTGAGGTACCTTTGAGACACCAAAGTAGAACCACAGAGCGGACAGTTGGAGTAAGATGCATTCTGAGCCTTGTCTCTTGTATTTGATGTGGACAGAAGCTGAAAGGCAGTGGGCTGAGATTgaaatgggaggagagagagagggaagagcagaGACTGCCAAGTCAGAGTCCGCTGATCTGTCCCCATGAAAGGGGGGGAACCTGCTTTTCATCAGCGGTCTGCACTAATAAAGCAGGAAGAAACTCTGGGTAAAGGGGAGTCTGAGTCCCCCTTTAAATATGTTATTACTTAGAACCCTGGAGGTAGCTTGCCATCCTTGAGATGCCCTAAGCCAGGACGAACTGAAGCCAAAGTCTTCCGATTCCCACCTCTGCTCCAATTCTTGCCCCCCCTCCATTGCTAACTCACAACTAGTATACAGATGTAGATGTGGCCTCAGGAAATCAAAAGGTTCTATAGTGCAGGTCATTTAAAATCTTACCAAATGAActtctgtccagtttttccacttCGATTCTACAATCTGTTGAAAGAGTGGGAAAAAGAGTGtgttctgctttatttttgtAGCTCATTAGTGAATCCTAACCATGCTCGCCCTTAGGTCCCTTTTCCATCTTAGTCTCGTTCTCATAgccttagaaagaaaaatgggatcTTTAAATTCACTCAGTTTGTGCTGGGAAGAGGCCAAAATTAGTGTCCCATTAGTACTCAGCCGGAGTGGTCTTCTAGCAGTACAATCTAGGGAAGGTATttacaccccctccccctcctctttcccgAGTCTGGCAAATTCTAGCTCATGTTTTGCTCTCCCTATAAATAcgagagaaaataaaaggcactATTCAGTCTCTTTTGTCTGAAAAGTCTGGCGTTTCAGTGGTTTTCGTTAAGGCGGGGTCCTCATTTGCAACCAGCTTTGCCATTAACGGAAATCAATCTGAATGTCCTACTGTgcgtttttttctttcctcacagTCTGAAATGGCCTTTGCCAAGTTTTCGGGCTGAACCTGAAAGACCTTCTCTCATTATACgctccctgcctccagcctcacTGAATCTTTGCAGAGATTTCTCAGGCAGAAGGGCTGCAGTGTGAGGTTTGGGAGGAACTCGACCTACTCCGCTAACCCAGTGGCCTGAGCCAATCACAAAGAGGATTGGAACCTCGCTGAATGCCCCccttcccatctcctcccccTGCAACAGCCTCCTGGAAAGAGGGACACTGGAGGGATGTGTTTGCAATTCAAATCCTTGGCTTTCTGCCTGCCTCTTTTCTTAATAAGAAGGCAGGAGCTGCTGTGAGGTGCAAAGGGGTCTTCCGAATTGCAGTGGCCCTAAGATCCGAAGATCCTTGCCTCTGCCTCTTTTATCTGATTCTGAAGCTAACGGGAAAAGGGTAAGGATGGTGGAGGCTTTCTGTGCTACGTGGAAGTTGACGGACAGTCAGAATTTTGACGAGTACATGAAGGCTCTAGGTAGGTAAAAATAAGATGTGCTTTCTCATCTTAACCTGCAGCTTCAGATACTTGCAGATTCCTTCTTCACCCATCAGGTTagcaagagacaaagacagaTCACATTGTCGTAATCAGGGTGCTAGGCTGTGTGTTTCTCACAGAATGGATATTTAAATGTAGCATTTGCCTGCTTTCTTGCCTAGGGCCAAATAACGGAGCATTTAGTATTCTGGGGAGGACATGAAGCTTCCGCGCCTTTTCCGCTTTTTCTTCAGCATCCTTTTACTATTTATGCTTCCAAATAAGCATCTGCTTATTATTACGGCTCAGTAGTTGTCCTGCATAATTGATGGGCTAAACATACTCTAATGAAACTTCCACTTTAGGACATAGATTCCAGAATAGGAAGGTAGATTCCTGCTTTGTGAGCTATTTTGGAAGTTGCAGCCAACTGTACTGCTTCCTTTTGCTATTTTAGGTGTGGGCTTTGCCACTAGGCAGGTGGGAAATGTGACTAAACCAACAGTGATCATCAGTCAGGAGGGGGACAAAGTGGTGATCAGGACTCAAAGCACATTCAAGAACACGGAGATTAGTTTCCATCTGGGAGAAGAGTTTGATGAAACCACTCCAGATGACAGAAACTGTAAGGTGAGGAGCTGCTCCTTCTctgagggtggggatgggaaggagagaataaaagagagaaagtcccaatatttctttttttctagatgaTGGGAAGTGAAAAATATTCTCAGTATTTCACTTCAGAGAGAAGGACCAAGAGTTAATTTTGCATCCTAGTGTTCATAGCTTATATTCTGAATAATGGGCACCTACTATAGCTCAAATcttgaatctgtttctttctttctttctttctttcttttttttgcggtacgcgggcctctcaccgttgtggcctctcccgttgcggagcacaggctccggacacgcaggctcagcggccatggctcacgggcccagccgcaccgcggcatgtgggatcttccggaccggggcacgaccccgtgtcccctgcatcggcaggcggactctcaaccactgtgccaccagggaagccctgaatctgtttctttaccatgtgtttttctcattttatattaaaCCTGTATTTCAGAAAGTATTTAATAGTGTTCATTTGAAAGACTGCATTTTGTTTAATCTTTCTTTTGCCTCAGGTTGACTCAATCAATAGCTTGCCTCATTCTAAGACTCTGTTTAAAAGAGTAGGATGATTAGTCAGAAAGCACTAGTTCaggatttttatttctaataggtAAATTTTTGCATTTAGATGTACACATTTCAATCAAATTATGAATTACTAGAGATTTTATAATAATGACTCTGGAAGCAACAGAGGAAATTGTACTACTTTGATAATTAGTTGATCACTATTTATTCAATTatcactcttttaaaaatcaactcagggacttccctggtggcacactggttaagaatccacctgccaatgcaagggacatgggttcaatccctggtacaggaagatcccacatgccacagagcaactaagcccgtgtaccacagctactgagcccgtgtgccacaactactgagcccgtgtgccacaactactgaagtccgcacctggagcccgtgctccgcaacaagagaagccactgcaatgagaaggccgcgcaccgcaacgaagattagcccctgctcgctgcaactagagaaagcccactctcagcaacaaagacccaatgcagtcaaaaataaataaataaatgcaaatagatAAAAATCAATTCATTTGGCTTCCATATCAGAAATCTGATGTGTACCTATCGATATATTCTGCATTTTGTTGTTGGTTTCAGTCTGTTGTTAGCCTGGATGGAGACAAACTTGTCCATGTACAGAAATGGGATGGCAAAGAGACAAATTTTGTAAGAGAGATTAAGAATGGCAAAATGGTCATGGTAAGTAGGAGCAATTTCCCCTTCCTGCTTCAttgcccacccctcaccccctcatttcccatctccttccctgtccctccctccctacttTTCTCCTGTCTTTCCTTCTTAAACAACATTAAATCACTAGCAAGGTTCTTTAATCATGTGtaaaacaggagaaataaaaatatcttagcTAATTGTTTCCTCCACTCTGcttttttaattacagaaaaagagaaaagttctaCTTAAGTGTAGTTTTAAAAAGTTGCCATTGATTTAGCTAAAACTGTGTCAAAAGAACAGTTGTTGGATTACCGTAATGTCTAATCCTCCAATGAAATCTGAATATAAAACCAATCATCATGAAAATATAGAGATGATATTATATTATCATTTGCTGAAACTCAGAAAAATTACCTTATAGCTTCTGTAATAAATGAgagctttaaacattttatattttagtttataaagGTTTCACAAGTTCAGTGCAGATAATTTGGAATATAACAGGAAAGtgtaacaaaaatatgaaaatcctTTTTAATGTCCCCTTAGAACCATTTTGGTATTACTTCCTTccagtctttctttttaatgcatcAGATAGCTTTAAAAACATGTCTATTCAATACTGGATAGtcatgtaaaaattataaaataaaaaataatttaaaaataatttctctaaaatGGAATTTTGATGACATTGAAGTAGTCAATACAtcatttgtggggtttttttggcggGGGGTTGCTTTACATATTCCTTCTAAGATAATAGCAGGAAGggtcttttggttttgttatttaaGACTATTGAttagttttcttctccttcccttgacTACCAGCTAGCTGTTCTAGGTTGAGATAGAGGGCTTACATATTCATTCTTCATTTCCTGGGTGGAAGTGGGTGTGGGGAGCAGAGGGACAGTTTTCCTTTCATGTTGATGAACATTTGCCCACGTTTTCCTGCAGtgaccatcaccatcatcaaacaaacaaacaaacaaaaaaattcatttataaagGATTCAATCTGAAGTTCtcctttatgattttttctttatttttttcctgaatacagAAAAGTGGATAGCTCAGCTTTGGCATGTATGACGGTGATCAGGCAAGCCTGAGTTCAAACAAGGAAATGAAAGTAATGGATGACAAGGGCACACTATACTCTTGGAAATCACAGGACTACATGAAAATGATGAACACTAAAAAACACTAAATTTTGTAAAGACGATTTATAGCAATTCTTCAAGTTGGATTAGATACAAGAGCCCATGTTGCACATTATAGCCACATAACCACCAAGGTTCACATAGGCTACAACATGACAGCCAAAGCAACGAGAACGTTTGTACATTTACCTTTTCCTGCTGATTGTGGAACAAATCATTGCAAATACCATTTGTCCAAATAATTTGGGTTTTCAAAAAACTCTTCAAAATTTATCTAGGTCATGAATTGTAAAGTATCATGAAAACCtactataaattttatatactttttaaagcagATAGCTAATCTGCTCCAATTACCCTGATAATTTAAGGCAAAAGGAATTCTTTTGACCTGAATCTAGATAAtctcagtttttgcctcatattTCTTTTAGAGACATGAACTGTGTATACATGTCATTCACGAGATAAATATAAgggtttcttttcaaaaaatgaagacTTACGCAACATTTAATGTTTGTAAATGCCATTATTCTTTTGTATAATActtaaatcatatatatgataatctttaaaataacataacatgataatctttaaaatttccaGCTACTGATGTACCTGTGTAAAAAGATTTGGTTATCTTTTGAATCTTTCAGACTCTTACTTTTGGTGACGTGGTTGCCATTCGCCACTATGAGAAGGCATAGAAAACATCCTGATCTGGGGCTGGAGAAGTTCTACAATCTTTCTGTTTACCCAAGTCTCAGTGCTCTACTGCTGTTACAGCACGGCCGATCACTAATTAGAAGGTTATCCTTGGTGTGGAGGTGGAAAATGATGACTTCAAAACTTGTTTTAAAGACTTGTTACTGCAAGCAATCAAAGCCATTTTTGATCTGCAGATTTATCACATTTTATAATTCCTATTAAAATTgtaaactacttttttttaaaataaagaagggaatACATTCTATAATTTCCAATGGAATGCAAATCAAATTGGAATAAAAATCTTACACCCATGagaaatttgttgttgttgttaatatcaCTAATCTGGCTGGGAACTATATATTAGAGAGTTTTAAATAGCCTTTTTTTATGGCATAAAGTCAGGCTGGGGAAGTTAGCACTTTgtttaaaatactaatttaaaaaataagcagaagccCAGGGAAACGTGGAAAAATTTGGATTGGTACTTCTGTAGAGAATTGGGGATGTCCAGGATCCAAAGGAGCTTTGTTATGGTGGGCTGGACTGCACGAATGACCTCTTGCTACTAGAAACAGGCAGTCTGAAGAAGCAAGCTGATATACATGAAAATGTCTTATTAAAGAGTAAATATAATCAAAATCTCATATAATCAAAATGGCATGTAATTCAAGCTTCTTATTGAAAGGTAAATAGGACCAGGGAGTGAATTTTATCTGAGACTATTGTAACCAAgtaggaccctatggggccttcctgggacaggcctccctccatatcctctgctttagctcctctctgaagtacctagataacagtatttgatgcacatttcctgagttgttttccagatgtgaaaaccccccaccaaatggaagatgttaactacttgatgaccatgagcacatagcccccaggcctcctggagcctaaggactgatcaTGTGAACGCTTGTGACAcaaccctgttacctcaccatcagtcagtcagagaattgtgcatgagttgatcacataccctgcaaccccacctccctcacctggcttttaaaaatgtttggccAAACACTTCGGGGAGCTCAGGGCTTTTAGGGCAGAAGCCACCTGTCTCCtcgcatggccctgcaataaacctttctctgctccagactctgacgtttcagtttgtttggcctcattgTGCATTGGGCACACGAACTTGTGCTAACACTATAAAGATGCATCTCCAGACAAGGACACTGAGCTGAACAAAGTCTTTAAGTGCTAAAACGGATAAAATGGAGTGTGCAGAgggcattgtgtgtgtgtgtgccagtgtgtctgtgtggtggtgGGGAAGCAGGGGTGTGCGAGGTTGGTGGAACTGAGTTGACCAAAGGAAAGTAAATATCTGTTTATGACTGGCTAAGATTTGCATTTGTAAAGTACAAATATTATTTCGTATTTCACTGTTTATAAGACAATTTTTGTACATGTTTTCAAACCCACAATGTGAAGCAGGTAAggcagatattattatttttactttaccgatgaggaaactgaagattcGATTAACATGTCCAAGTTCTCTTGACTAGTGAATAATACTGAGAAATGCAAACCTTGCAATCTTCCCGCTTATTTCTTctcaaaaattaatatttcagctaaattttcttttgaaacaaaaatgtaagattttattttcccTGAATTACTCCTTAGGAAAACTTTCCCGTTAGCCTCTGTGAAGGCTGGTGCAAGGGGCAGGGAAAGGGTAAATATTTTTCAGGACAAACATTCAGTATTCATTTTTAATCAACCCAATATTTTCATTAAGTTTCTATAAGTTAATTCAAAGTCCAATTAACTTACAGATATAAGTTTGAGGAAACTTCCCTTAACTTACACAGTTCAACACAAAGATACTAGTACCTGACTATTGTATTACTTATAACTACTGCAGTAAAGAGTAGAAAAAATCTAAAGTGCAGCTATAGGATTTGACACGTGAATGTACAATTATTACTGAATGTCAGGATATGATGGTCTAGCTCAAGTTACCATTACTAAAACCAGAGTCTACCTTTGTCTTTAAAAGCATGAAACAGAACATAGAGAGGGTGTTTGCTCCAATAGCTCTGAAAACCTTCGTCTCTGCTTCTGGAGGAAGACTGCTTTCTCTTGGTGATTTCAGCCTATGCTCTGATTGAAGCACGGcttctggcctctctattcttAAAAATACAAGGGCAAGGATAGGGATTTAGCTTCGTCTCATTATAATTAGGTCAAATAACATCCTGGCATTCATTTCCGTAACAACTGtctgaaaaatggaaaagttttGGGATGGCCTAGTGGGAAGCAAAGTTACACTGGGTTAAAAGCTCAAGAGTTGCAGCGGTAGATCGAATGCAGTTTTCTAGGAAGACAAATAACAAGGATATTTACTTCCTAAATGTTTACAAGGTAGTTACAAATCATTTTCCTTCAAGCTATATTCTATCTCATACAGTAACCTGCCAAGGTACTAGCTTTTCTGGTTtgcctctttaaaattttttcaacgcatctgaaaaggaaaaactactAAGCCCAAAGGCAATTTGACCAACTGGCCCTGGAAGAACATCTCTGAAATTCCAAGATCTCAGATACTGACTATGCTAAAGGTTGTCTTGTGAAATCTAGTCACGAACCACTTTGTCACTGGTGCAGTCTCTCACCCAGATACACACGCTCACAACAAATTACACCTACACCTGGAACATGGGGACCTACAAATATGTGCCCAGGTGTGAGGTATACACCCAGAGATGGTAAGGCACTCTAGCTTTGTGCTCCTCAGAGAGAGggtataaaggaaaacaaaagaaagcagagggAGTCAAAGGGAGGATAGTGTTTCTACCCATTAACTCAATatgttgcctttttaaaactGCAAGCACTTCTTAGGTTTCAAAATGTGTATGCCATATTTTATGCTTACTTAAGAAGAATTATTTCACAACCAATTTACTTCCAGTAAAGCTGACTGAAAATTGGCAAAAGAAGAGTGAGAATTgctatttttacaatttttaaaaatcctttttctgtctttcaaaaTGCTTGTCCTAGAAACATGCAAGTTATATTGCTGTCCTTAGAGTTGTTCTCTcacatccattttcctttttttttttttaaatcttgctcCATTTTCCTCCACACTCTTGAGGTTGTTGACTGAGAAACTCCAAGGACAATTTCTTCCACAATAGGAAAGCACTTCGGTCCTCCAAAGGCTTTTGATTCATCCTAAAGCTGAAGCAGAACTTGAACAGCCCTGGCAGCATATGAAGCATAAAATAGAGGCACCCTAACTCCCATTTCAAAGCCCGTTTCATGAGACACTTTCCCATTAAATTACACAGCATACAAAATAAGGTTTTCTCTGTTGGGAAACAAATACACTTTACAACATCTTTTATGAGGTTAGtaattctggagggttttttcttcttcagaggaATTCCACGCCCTACAAATTTAAACTACATGTTCCCTTATCTTAAAGAAGTCAGCATCCTCATAAATGGTAATAGAAGGACCACAGAACCCAATGAAGTTTGGGgatcttggctcctttgtcagaCTGAGTATCTTCAAAAATTCCTTGAAGAGTAAAATCAACCAGTTCTATGATTTTTGTATATCTCTGGAATGCATAGAATATGGTTCTGAGACATTGTTCTcagtttcaaaaacaaagaaaaaaagccaaacgaataaaaaactgaaacctaGTGTTTTctgagcagtggttctcaaacatcaCCATCACTTTAGCGTCACGTAGAGGACTTGTACACACAAACGACTAGGCTTCACCCTCAGAGTTTGTGGCTCAGTAGGTCCCTGCCCGGCCTGGgaattttcccttcttcccaggTAGTGCTGACACGGCTGGTCGAGGGCCCACACTCAGATCCACTGTATCCCAAATCTCTGCTGACCTAGTTCAAGTTGAGACACTTCGAGGTTCTCTGCATCACTTCTGCAGAAGAGTCCCATGCGCTCAGGGTCAGGTGGCACTTAGGGAAGATGATCTGCGAGGGGTTGCTCCAAGCACATTCCTTCCCAGGCCAGTTACTGACGTTGAGACACAAACAGCAACGGGAAAAGCCAGATTATAGCTAGACAGCTGTTGAAAGTCAACCGAACCTACTCATTAAGGACTCTGCCCTCTCACGTGACCACTGGGCGTCAACCCCAGCAGAGgtcttcctcctccccagccccggaCCCTACGGTCGTGTGGAGCCCCGGGACTGTAATAGGTCTCCCAGGCCCGTGGCCGCGACCCGCGATGGCGCGGCTGGGCGCGCTCGTCTGCTGCCTGCTGGCTGCTTGGCACTGCCGCCCCGGCCTCGGACTGCCTCTGGCTCCCGCTGGCGGCCCGAGTCCCAGTCCGGCGGTGGGTGAGTCGTCTGTACCCTTATCCTGCTGGGAGCTGCCCGGGAGCGGCGGCCAGAGCGCCTGCGCAAAGCCGAGAAAAGTGCGTGTGGGCAGCAGTGGCCCCAGCCAAGGCTCTGGGCTGCGACTCCCCCTTCGGGGCGCGGGGAGGGC harbors:
- the FABP7 gene encoding fatty acid-binding protein, brain; this encodes MVEAFCATWKLTDSQNFDEYMKALGVGFATRQVGNVTKPTVIISQEGDKVVIRTQSTFKNTEISFHLGEEFDETTPDDRNCKSVVSLDGDKLVHVQKWDGKETNFVREIKNGKMVMTLTFGDVVAIRHYEKA